In Andreesenia angusta, the following are encoded in one genomic region:
- the sigH gene encoding RNA polymerase sporulation sigma factor SigH, producing the protein MCGELKNATSLYDALEDEELLEEAKRGDALSLGYLMKKYEYFVRAKARKYFLNGAEKEDVFQEGRMGLYRAVLDYDPEKSTSFKFFAEICITRHIMTAVSAQNRQKHMPMNTYLSTDKALYDSGSNWNLSNMISEGEAGDPEWIYINREQRMEFREAMKKSLSRLERNVFSLHMRGVPYAEMSEILGKGEKSIDNALQRARIKAQNYMESKLKT; encoded by the coding sequence GTGTGCGGAGAGTTAAAAAATGCAACAAGTCTTTACGATGCACTAGAGGATGAAGAGCTTTTAGAGGAAGCCAAGCGAGGCGACGCTTTGAGCTTAGGTTACCTGATGAAAAAGTATGAGTACTTTGTAAGGGCTAAGGCCAGAAAGTATTTTTTAAACGGAGCTGAGAAAGAAGATGTATTTCAGGAGGGGCGGATGGGGCTTTACAGAGCCGTGCTAGACTATGACCCTGAGAAATCCACTTCTTTTAAGTTCTTTGCAGAGATATGTATCACAAGGCATATAATGACCGCTGTGAGCGCTCAGAATAGACAGAAACATATGCCGATGAATACCTATCTGTCGACAGACAAAGCGCTGTACGACAGCGGGTCAAACTGGAACCTCTCGAATATGATATCCGAGGGCGAAGCTGGAGATCCAGAGTGGATATATATAAACCGAGAACAGCGAATGGAATTTCGTGAAGCCATGAAGAAGTCGCTTTCAAGACTAGAGCGGAACGTGTTCTCGCTCCATATGAGAGGTGTTCCCTATGCTGAGATGTCTGAAATACTGGGGAAAGGCGAAAAGTCAATCGACAATGCCCTTCAAAGAGCTAGAATAAAAGCCCAGAACTATATGGAATCAAAACTGAAAACTTAG